The Gasterosteus aculeatus chromosome 8, fGasAcu3.hap1.1, whole genome shotgun sequence genome has a window encoding:
- the rai2 gene encoding retinoic acid-induced protein 2, with translation MEGGADASVPAEVGGGETPPGRVEVGADPLTPAASCGGKGRLNGEAEPPAPTPASPPAESAAGVALKMAAAVLRPLCLGDGPLMLPIHLQVAGAAAAGSQLGPMGAAPYLIASQSPVSLPLVLDQQVLQHMSPSVVPQAPGCPQLQGGVLRPNPFSSPPPAADQKSAGQTQDANLLSLLQNPAFAAILEDLLPSQAGSAYFPLPPLAAPYVSPLAPLVPPATLLVPYPVIIPLPVPLPVPLPVPVPQAEDSKGNVPKPVCTASKSTQTSPSDSPPPPRRCVPSNACPSSSASEDEGQALDLSLRACPVEPKQEYPSPQPEDVLDLSVPAAARKRRPDAAGPSLSLGVHCEQSLDSKLLGGLGSLEFSRQHKWVVDSGGTGTLEVVGARQAANVIVSVKDAIPAVFCGKIKGISGVSTKNFSIKRDSGQGASAPASPHEEQHHAGKKPPKNRAVKPKKVGSQEIHFLPIKKQRLPAPLPRK, from the coding sequence ATGGAGGGCGGTGCCGACGCGTCCGTCCCCGccgaggtggggggaggagaaacCCCACCCGGTAGAGTGGAGGTGGGAGCCGACCCACTCACTCCCGCCGCTTCCTGCGGCGGCAAAGGTCGGCTCAACGGGGAGGCGGAGCCTCCTGCGCCGACGCCGGCGAGTCCCCCTGCCGAGTCTGCGGCGGGCGTGGCGCTCAAAATGGCCGCGGCCGTTTTGCGGCCGCTGTGCCTTGGAGACGGCCCGCTGATGCTGCCCATCCACCTGCAGGTGGCCGGCGCGGCCGCCGCCGGTTCCCAGCTCGGCCCGATGGGGGCGGCGCCGTACCTGATAGCGAGCCAGAGCCCGGTGTCGCTCCCGTTGGTCTTGGAccagcaggtcctccagcaCATGAGCCCCTCCGTGGTCCCCCAGGCCCCCGGCTGCCCCCAGCTCCAGGGCGGCGTCCTGCGGCCGAACCCGTTCAGCTCGCCCCCGCCGGCCGCGGACCAGAAGTCGGCGGGACAGACGCAGGACGCCAACCTGCTCTCGCTCCTGCAGAATCCGGCTTTCGCCGCCATCCTGGAggacctcctcccctcccaggCGGGCTCCGCCTACTTCCCGCTCCCTCCCCTCGCGGCCCCCTACGTCTCCCCCCTGGCCCCCTTGGTGCCCCCCGCCACGCTCCTGGTTCCCTACCCCGTCATCATCCCCCTGCCCGTCCCCCTGCCCGTCCCACTGCCCGTCCCCGTCCCGCAGGCCGAGGACTCCAAAGGGAACGTGCCCAAACCCGTTTGCACTGCGAGTAAAAGCACCCAGACGTCGCCGAGCGATTCTCCTCCGCCACCGCGCAGGTGTGTCCCGTCAAACGCCTGTCCCTCGTCCTCTGCGAGCGAGGACGAGGGACAGGCCCTGGACCTGTCTCTCAGAGCGTGCCCGGTCGAACCGAAACAGGAATACCCGAGTCCGCAGCCGGAGGACGTGCTGGACCTGTCGGTGCCGGCCGCCGCGAGGAAGAGGCGCCCGGACGCCGCCGGCCCGTCTTTGTCTCTGGGCGTCCACTGCGAGCAGAGCTTGGACTCCAAACTCCTGGGGGGCCTAGGCTCGCTGGAGTTCAGCCGGCAACACAAGTGGGTGGTGGACAGCGGCGGCACCGGGACCCTGGAGGTAGTCGGCGCCCGGCAAGCGGCCAATGTCATCGTCTCTGTGAAGGACGCCATCCCTGCCGTCTTCTGCGGGAAGATCAAGGGAATCTCGGGGGTCTCCACCAAGAACTTTTCCATCAAGCGGGACAGCGGCCAGGGGGCATCGGCGCCGGCGTCCCCCCACGAGGAACAGCACCACGCCGGCAAGAAGCCCCCCAAGAACCGGGCCGTCAAGCCGAAGAAGGTGGGCTCGCAGGAGATCCACTTCCTCCCCATCAAGAAGCAGAGACTGCCAGCGCCGCTCCCCAGGAAGTGA
- the LOC120823907 gene encoding sex comb on midleg-like protein 2 isoform X1: MGKTPLKDQKDGKKEKPGRMVPLTGATPATAKDAFSWEEYLKETSSSPAPAGCFRQARVPPSNDFKVGMKLEAHDPRNSTSVCIATVMGLTGVRLRLRLDGSDNSNDFWRLVDSSDIQPIGSCEKNGDMLQPPLGFRMNASSWPMFLLRTLNGAEMAPAIAFKKEPPRPPQNNFRSGMKLEAVDKKNPYLICPATIGEVKGDEVFVMFDGWRGAFDYWCKYDSRDIFPVGWCSLTKHSLQSPGNSVTLPKAAPTFLASPSKPSRRSMQSPYRLPTPLPALPVRKGVRGRRPKSETLALLKAVAEAAAAAAQNGTAPESPLLVPRVHKKRGPKPGSKRKSKILQNPGPLPSMHVPAESAGSPSGVVSTVCVYVNKQGNCGPHLDRKQMQHLPDHFGPGPVNAVLQQVVQCCIDCAYQPKVLLGALQTHAGGGEVVRVRTDGGVRVVKLPAASSPSFVLRFLETMCRHLQCDNLFSSQPFSHHAAYDGTKSVKEEALDAPSLARGGKRSLLGVSPPYAAPLSPKHLRPEAHPSEAETLPHKENGLTKEQRYMCSASNPATPRPPAVRGSSEYRPHTPGAHYRHASGEAARRLSADKAELAAKRPLRRVEAASSTTGPEPPSTEPPGRSPASWSIEEVMQFVRDADPATLAPHAELFRKHEIDGKALMLLRSDMIMKYMGLKLGPALKLCHHIERLKHGKL, from the exons ATGGGAAAAACGCCGCTAAAAG ATCAGAAAGACGGCAAAAAAGAGAAACCAGGAAGAATGGTTCCACTAACCGGTGCGACTCCTGCGACAGCTAAAG ACGCTTTCAGCTGGGAAGAATATCTGAAAGAGACGTCTTCCTCACCCGCTCCAGCCGGCTGCTTTCGTCAG GCCCGAGTCCCGCCCTCCAACGACTTCAAGGTGGGAATGAAGCTCGAGGCCCACGACCCGCGCAATTCTACCTCCGTCTGTATCGCCACGGTGATGGGCCTGACGGGGGTCCGCCTGCGCCTCCGCCTGGACGGCAGCGACAACAGCAACGACTTCTGGAGGCTCGTGGACTCCTCGGACATCCAGCCCATCGGCAGCTGTGAGAAGAACGGCGACATGCTGCAGCCGCCGCTGG GGTTCCGCATGAACGCCTCCTCGTGGCCGATGTTTCTGCTGAGGACCTTAAACGGCGCCGAGATGGCTCCGGCGATCGCCTTCAAAAAG GAGCCTCCGAGGCCCCCGCAGAACAACTTCAGGTCGGGCATGAAGCTGGAGGCCGTGGACAAGAAGAACCCGTACCTCATCTGCCCCGCCACCATCGGGGAGGTGAAGGGCGACGAGGTCTTCGTCATGTTCGACGGGTGGCGCGGCGCCTTCGACTACTGGTGCAAGTACGACTCGCGGGACATCTTCCCCGTGGGCTGGTGCTCGCTCACCAAGCACAGCCTCCAGTCGCCGGGCAACAGCG TGACTCTTCCAAAAGCGGCGCCGACCTTCCTGGCGTCCCCCTCCAAGCCGAGCAGGCGCTCCATGCAGTCCCCCTACCGGCTCCCCACCCCCCTGCCCGCTCTGCCCGTCAGgaaaggggtcagaggtcggcgGCCCAAGAGCGAGACGCTCGCTCTGCTCAAAGCCGTGGcggaggccgccgccgccgccgcgcagaACGGAACGGCGCCCGAGAGCCCGCTGCTGGTTCCCCGGGTGCACAAGAAGAGGGGGCCGAAGCCCGGGAGCAAG aggaaGTCCAAGATCCTCCAAAACCCGGGGCCGCTGCCGAGCATGCATGTTCCCGCGGAGAGCGCCGGCAGCCCGAGCGGCGTTGTGTCGACGG tgtgtgtgtacgtcaACAAGCAGGGGAACTGCGGCCCCCACCTGGACAGGAAGCAGATGCAGCATCTCCCGGACCACTTCGGGCCGGGCCCGGTGAACGCCGTGCTGCAGCAGGTGGTGCAGTGCTGCATAGACTGTGCGTACCAGCCCAAGGTCCTGCTCGGCGCCCTGCAGACccacgcaggggggggggaggtggtcAGAG tgagaacCGACGGCGGCGTCCGCGTGGTCAAGCTGCCGGCGGCCTCCAGCCCCTCCTTCGTGCTGCGCTTCCTGGAGACGATGTGTCGCCACCTGCAGTGCGACAACCTGTTCAGCAGCCAGCCGTTCAGCCACCACGCCGCCTACGACGGGACCAAGTCAG TGAAAGAGGAGGCGCTGGACGCTCCGTCTCTGGCTCGGGGGGGCAAGCGGAGCCTCCTCGGGGTCTCGCCGCCGTACGCCGCCCCCCTGTCGCCGAAACACCTGCGTCCTGAGGCGCATCCCTCAGAAG CGGAGACCCTCCCCCACAAAGAGAACGGCCTCACGAAGGAGCAGCGCTACATGTGCTCGGCCTCCAACCCCGCCACCCCTCGGCCCCCGGCGGTGCGCGGCTCCTCGGAGTACCGCCCCCACACGCCGGGCGCCCACTACCGCCACGCCAGCGGCGAGGCTGCTCGCCGTCTCTCCGCCGACAAGGCCGAGCTCGCCGCCAAGAGGCCGCTCCGACGAGTCGAAG CAGCCAGCTCCACCACGGGCCCCGAGCCGCCCAGCACCGAGCCGCCCGGCAGAAGCCCCGCCTCCTGGTCCATCGAGGAGGTGATGCAGTTCGTGAGGGACGCCGACCCCGCGACGTTAGCGCCGCACGCCGAGCTGTTCAGGAAACAC GAGATCGACGGCAAAGCTCTGATGCTGCTGCGGAGCGACATGATCATGAAGTACATGGGTCTGAAGCTGGGCCCCGCCCTCAAGCTGTGTCACCACATAGAGCGCCTGAAACACGGCAAACTGTGA
- the LOC120823907 gene encoding sex comb on midleg-like protein 2 isoform X2 — protein MGKTPLKDQKDGKKEKPGRMVPLTGATPATAKDAFSWEEYLKETSSSPAPAGCFRQARVPPSNDFKVGMKLEAHDPRNSTSVCIATVMGLTGVRLRLRLDGSDNSNDFWRLVDSSDIQPIGSCEKNGDMLQPPLGFRMNASSWPMFLLRTLNGAEMAPAIAFKKEPPRPPQNNFRSGMKLEAVDKKNPYLICPATIGEVKGDEVFVMFDGWRGAFDYWCKYDSRDIFPVGWCSLTKHSLQSPGNSVTLPKAAPTFLASPSKPSRRSMQSPYRLPTPLPALPVRKGVRGRRPKSETLALLKAVAEAAAAAAQNGTAPESPLLVPRVHKKRGPKPGSKRKSKILQNPGPLPSMHVPAESAGSPSGVVSTVCVYVNKQGNCGPHLDRKQMQHLPDHFGPGPVNAVLQQVVQCCIDCAYQPKVLLGALQTHAGGGEVVRVRTDGGVRVVKLPAASSPSFVLRFLETMCRHLQCDNLFSSQPFSHHAAYDGTKSVKEEALDAPSLARGGKRSLLGVSPPYAAPLSPKHLRPEAHPSEAETLPHKENGLTKEQRYMCSASNPATPRPPAVRGSSEYRPHTPGAHYRHASGEAARRLSADKAELAAKRPLRRVEASSTTGPEPPSTEPPGRSPASWSIEEVMQFVRDADPATLAPHAELFRKHEIDGKALMLLRSDMIMKYMGLKLGPALKLCHHIERLKHGKL, from the exons ATGGGAAAAACGCCGCTAAAAG ATCAGAAAGACGGCAAAAAAGAGAAACCAGGAAGAATGGTTCCACTAACCGGTGCGACTCCTGCGACAGCTAAAG ACGCTTTCAGCTGGGAAGAATATCTGAAAGAGACGTCTTCCTCACCCGCTCCAGCCGGCTGCTTTCGTCAG GCCCGAGTCCCGCCCTCCAACGACTTCAAGGTGGGAATGAAGCTCGAGGCCCACGACCCGCGCAATTCTACCTCCGTCTGTATCGCCACGGTGATGGGCCTGACGGGGGTCCGCCTGCGCCTCCGCCTGGACGGCAGCGACAACAGCAACGACTTCTGGAGGCTCGTGGACTCCTCGGACATCCAGCCCATCGGCAGCTGTGAGAAGAACGGCGACATGCTGCAGCCGCCGCTGG GGTTCCGCATGAACGCCTCCTCGTGGCCGATGTTTCTGCTGAGGACCTTAAACGGCGCCGAGATGGCTCCGGCGATCGCCTTCAAAAAG GAGCCTCCGAGGCCCCCGCAGAACAACTTCAGGTCGGGCATGAAGCTGGAGGCCGTGGACAAGAAGAACCCGTACCTCATCTGCCCCGCCACCATCGGGGAGGTGAAGGGCGACGAGGTCTTCGTCATGTTCGACGGGTGGCGCGGCGCCTTCGACTACTGGTGCAAGTACGACTCGCGGGACATCTTCCCCGTGGGCTGGTGCTCGCTCACCAAGCACAGCCTCCAGTCGCCGGGCAACAGCG TGACTCTTCCAAAAGCGGCGCCGACCTTCCTGGCGTCCCCCTCCAAGCCGAGCAGGCGCTCCATGCAGTCCCCCTACCGGCTCCCCACCCCCCTGCCCGCTCTGCCCGTCAGgaaaggggtcagaggtcggcgGCCCAAGAGCGAGACGCTCGCTCTGCTCAAAGCCGTGGcggaggccgccgccgccgccgcgcagaACGGAACGGCGCCCGAGAGCCCGCTGCTGGTTCCCCGGGTGCACAAGAAGAGGGGGCCGAAGCCCGGGAGCAAG aggaaGTCCAAGATCCTCCAAAACCCGGGGCCGCTGCCGAGCATGCATGTTCCCGCGGAGAGCGCCGGCAGCCCGAGCGGCGTTGTGTCGACGG tgtgtgtgtacgtcaACAAGCAGGGGAACTGCGGCCCCCACCTGGACAGGAAGCAGATGCAGCATCTCCCGGACCACTTCGGGCCGGGCCCGGTGAACGCCGTGCTGCAGCAGGTGGTGCAGTGCTGCATAGACTGTGCGTACCAGCCCAAGGTCCTGCTCGGCGCCCTGCAGACccacgcaggggggggggaggtggtcAGAG tgagaacCGACGGCGGCGTCCGCGTGGTCAAGCTGCCGGCGGCCTCCAGCCCCTCCTTCGTGCTGCGCTTCCTGGAGACGATGTGTCGCCACCTGCAGTGCGACAACCTGTTCAGCAGCCAGCCGTTCAGCCACCACGCCGCCTACGACGGGACCAAGTCAG TGAAAGAGGAGGCGCTGGACGCTCCGTCTCTGGCTCGGGGGGGCAAGCGGAGCCTCCTCGGGGTCTCGCCGCCGTACGCCGCCCCCCTGTCGCCGAAACACCTGCGTCCTGAGGCGCATCCCTCAGAAG CGGAGACCCTCCCCCACAAAGAGAACGGCCTCACGAAGGAGCAGCGCTACATGTGCTCGGCCTCCAACCCCGCCACCCCTCGGCCCCCGGCGGTGCGCGGCTCCTCGGAGTACCGCCCCCACACGCCGGGCGCCCACTACCGCCACGCCAGCGGCGAGGCTGCTCGCCGTCTCTCCGCCGACAAGGCCGAGCTCGCCGCCAAGAGGCCGCTCCGACGAGTCGAAG CCAGCTCCACCACGGGCCCCGAGCCGCCCAGCACCGAGCCGCCCGGCAGAAGCCCCGCCTCCTGGTCCATCGAGGAGGTGATGCAGTTCGTGAGGGACGCCGACCCCGCGACGTTAGCGCCGCACGCCGAGCTGTTCAGGAAACAC GAGATCGACGGCAAAGCTCTGATGCTGCTGCGGAGCGACATGATCATGAAGTACATGGGTCTGAAGCTGGGCCCCGCCCTCAAGCTGTGTCACCACATAGAGCGCCTGAAACACGGCAAACTGTGA